One Prosthecobacter sp. genomic window, TTGCTGTCATTCTCTCATGCTGCCAACAAACCGGACACCAGTGCTGCTGCAAAGCAGATCGACTCGATCCTGGCTGCTGACTGGCAGAAGAACAAGCTCCAGGGCAATCCTGCCACGGATGAGAACACGTTCGTCCGCCGCATTTATCTCGACACCATCGGCCGCATCCCGACGACGCGTGAGGCGGATGCCTTTCTCACTTCCAAGGATGCTGACAAGCGCGCCAAGCTCATCGACAAGCTGCTCGGCTCCGAAGCCTATGTGCAGCATTTCTTCAACTACTGGGCCGACGTGCTCCGCCTGACCTCCAACGGTAACCAGACCGGCGCGATCACTGGCGCGGCCTACGCGACCTTTGTGAAGGAGAGCCTCCGCGCCAACAAGCCCTACGACCAGTTCGTGCGCGACATGATCGCCGCCCAAGGCAAAGCTTGGGACAACGGTGCCATCGGTTATTACATGCGTGATCGCGGCATGCCGCTCGACAACATGGCGAACACCGTGCGCGTCTTCCTCGGCACGCGCATCGAGTGCGCCCAGTGCCACAATCATCCCTTCGATAAATGGTCGCAGATGCAGTTCTACAAGATGGCGGCCTTCACCTACGGCGTGCAGACACAGGACTACAGCGGCGGGGTCATGAGCGATGTGTCGGATCTCCTGCGTGAGAAAGAAAACGCCATCCGCGCGTCCTTCAAAGAGCCGCAGCGCCCGCAGCGCCCGCAGGTCAAGGGCAAGATGACCAATGACGAGCGCAAGGCCCTTGAAAACGAGTTTGCCCGCCAGCAGAAGGAGTACAACGAGAAGATGACTGCCGTGAACAAGCAGCGCGAGGAAGCCCGCCTGAAGCTCCGCAGCGAGCAGCGCGGTTACCAGGAGTCGATGAACGATGTGCGCGACACCATGCGCTACACCTCCGTCAGCAGCCGTGACCGCAAGCCCACCCTGCCGCATGACTATCAGTACAGCGATGCCAAGCCCAAATCCTCCGTCGAACCCGGTGCCATGATGGGCCACGAGTGCATCACCCAGCCGGGCGAGACACCGTTGCAGGCTTATGCACGCTGGATGACCAGCCCTGAAAACCCGCGTTTCACCACCGTTATTGCCAATCGCCTATGGAAGCGCGTGTTTGGCCTCGCCCTCATCGAGCCGCTCGACGAACTCATGGACACCACGGTGCCGATGATTCCCGAGATGGAAAAGCACATCGAGAAGCTCGTCGTGGACATGAACTATGACATGAAGGCCGTCCTTCGCGTGCTTTACAACACCAAGGCCTACCAGGCCCAGGTCACCCGTCAGGAATACGCCCCCGGCAATGTCTATCACTTCACCGGCCCGCTGCTGCGCCGCATGAGCGCCGAGCAGATGTGGGATTCCTTTGTCACGCTCATCAATCCGAGCCCGGACATGATCAATCAGGCCAATCGCGAACAGATGGAGCAGCGCATCCTTCAGGCCAAGAAGATCGCCGACAGCGTCGATGCCCTCACTCCCGAGGAAGCCCTCGTTGGCCTCAAGAAGTCTGCTGACATCTACGCCAAGAACCGTGAGCGCACCGAAGTGCAGCAAAAGCTCTTCGCCGAAGCGCGTGTGGCAGCCAAAGACGCCCGTGACGCGGCCGATGCGATGCCTGAAGGCCCTGCCAAGGTCGCTGCTGTCACGAAAGCGGATGAACTGCGCAAGAAGTCCGACGCCATTCGCAACGAGGTCAACCGCATCCAGAACGAAGGCCGCCGCGTCACCTATGCCGAGGTCATCACCACCGGCCAGAAGAAGCTCTTTGAGAAAGTCACCGGCAAGCCCTACCAGACGGTCGCCATGAACACCAAAGGCGGTTCTGAGGCAGCGCCCGCCATGATGAACGGTGGCGACATGATGATGATGTCCAACGGCACCCGCACGGAACGGGTCATCATCCCCGGCTATGACCGCAAAGAACTCAGCAAAGAAGAGAAGCAGGCCGTTTCCGAGAAAGCTCGCGCCGCATATGCCGAGGAAGCCGAGTTTTTCGGAATCCCGGAAAAGGAAGTGAAGTCCTACATCAACGCCCGCGAGCAGGTCGCTCGCAACACCCTGCGTGCCGCTGAACTCGAAAGCCCCGCTCCACGTGGCCACTATCTGCGCGAGTTCGGCCAGAGCGATCGTGAGACCATCGAAAACGCCAACAATGACGCCAGTGTGCCGCAGGCGCTCGCCATGATGAACGGCAGCCTGCTGCCGCAGATCACCAGCCGCTACAGCCAGCTCATGCTCACCGTGAACAAGGCCCAGTATCCTGATGACAAGGTTGAGGCCGCCTACATGACCGTTCTCTCCCGCAAGCCCACCGCTCGCGAGAAGGAAGTGTGGCTCAAGGCGCAGGACAGCGGCCTCAGCACCATGGACGACCTCGTCTTCTCTCTGTTGAACACCCAGCAGTTCATTTTCATTCAGTAAGACAGTACCCAAAACCAACAACACACGCGCACCTCCATGAAACAGGAACTCGCCACCAAACTCGTTCGCTCCGGTGAAATCACCCGTCGCGACTTCGCCGCCAAAACCGCTTCCTCGCTTCTTGGGGTCGGCCTTCTTGGCAACTCGCTCACCAGCAAGTCCTTCGCCGCCTTTGAGGGCTCCTCGAAGCTCAAGCAGGCTGCCACCGCGAAAAACGTCATCTACCTCTACATGAGCGGTGGTCAGTCCCACATGGACACCTGGGATCCGAAGGAAGGCGTCGAAACCGCCGGCCCGACGAAGCCCATCAAGACCAGCGCCGACGGCGTCCGCATCTCCGAGTATCTGCCGCTCACCGCGCAGCAGATGCACCACGGCACCGTGATCAACTCGCTCACCTCCACCCAGGGCGCGCACGAGCAGGGCAACTACATGATGCACACCAGCTATGAGCTGCGCGGTACCATCCGCCACCCTGCCATGGGAGCCTGGCTCAATGTGTTCCAGGGCGGTGGCAACAGCACCCTGCCAAACTTCGTCTTCATCGGCAATGACAGCCGCCATCCCGGCGCAGGCTTCTTCCCCGCCGCGCAGGCCCCGCTGTTCGTCAGCAATCCTGAAAACGGCCTCAAGAACATCAAAAACGGCGCTCCTGAGGACAAATTCAAGGCTCGTATGAAGCTGGCCGACGAACTCGACCAGGACTTCCGCAAAACCTTCCCACACCGCAACGTGAAGGCCTATGCCGACATGTACGATGACGCCATGGCGATGATGAAGTCAGAAGACTTGAAGGCCTTCGACCTCACCGAGGAACCCGGCGAACTCCGCGCTGCCTATGGTCGCGAAGCCTTTGGCCAGGGTTGCTTGCTCGCCCGTCGTCTCGTTGAGCGCGGTGTCCGTTTCGTCGAAGTCTCTCTCGGCGGCTGGGACACCCACAACGCCAACTTCGTCGCCGTGCCGGAGCGCTGCGAAACGCTCGACAAGGGTCTTGCCACTCTCGTGTCCGACCTGCACAACCGCGGTCTGCTGGAGGACACCCTCATCGTGCTGACCTCCGAGTTCGGCCGCACGCCTGACATCAATCAGAACGTCGGTCGTGACCACTATCCGAAGGCTTTCTCCGCCGTCATGTTCGGTGGTGGCGTCAAAGGTGGCTACACCTACGGCAAGACCGACAAGGAAGGTCGCGAAGTCGTTGAGGACAAGGTCAAGATCATGGACTTCAACGCCTCCATCGCCTACGCGCTGGGTCTTCCGCTCGACCACGTCATCTACAGCCCCAGCAAGCGTCCGTTCACGATTGCTGACAAAGGCCAGCCGATCACCAATCTCTTCGCGTAAGCGTCAGGGAAACATCTGCATTCACAAACACGCGACGCCTCACCAGCGTCGCGTGTTTTTTATGCTCCTGGCAAGGCCCAAAAGGTGAAAGTCGTTGAGCGATTGGCCGGGCAAGGCGACCGTTCCCAATGAACATCGCGCCGTCCATTCTCCTCCTCAGTGTTGGGCTCCTGCTTGTTGGCTGCGGTGAACCTGTGGCGGACGTGGCCAAGCCGCAGAGCTATGAGAAAGGCGGGCTCAAGTTCCGGTATCCCGGCAATTGGAAGATTGCGGAGGATGAGGATTTGGGGGAGGGCGTTCGCCATCTTTCTGTCGAGACCGGTGGCGATGCGTTGGTGGTGGTCCAGCTTTTCCCCATGGCGTCCGCCCATTCGCTGGAAGATTATGCGCGTGCCTTTTCTACCGAGACTGCGGCGGCGCTTCCCATTGGCAAGATGATGGGTTCAAAGTTCACGCCACTGGCGGAAGCCGACGGTTTTGCCCGGTTGCAGGAAAATTGTACGCTGCAACTCCTCGGCGAGAAGATACCGCACGTGCGGTATTACCTGAGCCGCGATTTCGGCGAGTTGCGCTGGTTCCTGATCTGTCAGGTGGCTGACGAGGATCTGCAACAAGTGACGGACGGCTTCAAGCAGGTGGCGGCATCGCTGAGTGTGGCGCTGCCGGCGGCAGGCACGGCACCGTAAGCTTCACAAGCTCTGCTTGGTCTTGCTCACCAGACGAATGCCTTCGATCCGCATCTTCTTGTCGGCGGCTTTGCACATGTCGTAGATCGTCAGCGCGGCGATGCTGACAGCCGTGAGAGCCTCCATCTCGACACCAGTCGCGGCCACCGTGATGGCAGTGGCGGTGATGTGAACGGCCTTGGGACGCAGATCGAAGTCGATCTGCACTTTGCTGAGCGGGATCTGGTGGCAGAGCGGAATAAGGTGCTGCGTCTGCTTCGCGGCCTGGATGCCGGCGATGCGCGCGATGCTGAGCACGTCGCCCTTCTTGATTTGATTCTTCCGAATGAGCTCAAGCGTGGTCGGGGCGAGCATGATGCGGCCTTCGGCGACGGCTTCACGGCGCATGGGCGGTTTGGCGGAGACATCCACCATGGCGGCTTCGCCTTTGCGATTGAGGTGAGTCAGTTTGCTCATGGAAGAAAGGGGGAAGGGTTATGAGTTAGAGGTTAAGAGATGGGCGTTCTGCGTCACATGTTTTCCTCAACCATAACCCATAACCCATAACGGATAACTCATCACCTCCCTCACCCCCCAATCGCGATCATGCGGCGGTTCGGCTGGTAGTTGTGGCGGAAGTCGTGCTCCTTGGGCTTGCGGGCGACGACGTTTTGGAAGAACGCGGCGAGTTCGGCATCGTCACAGCCGCCGCGTAGAACGCTGCGCAGGTCAAACTCCAGGAAACTGCCGAGGCAGGGGCGCAGCTTGCCGTCGCAGGTGAGGCGGAGCTTGTTGCAGTTCTCACAGAAGTGCAGGTTGGTCATCGCGCCGATGAAGCCGATCTTCTGGTCGGTGGCGGGGACACGGTGATAGACGGCGGGGCCATTCGTTTTGAAATCAGGCTCCTCAATGAGCGGACCGGTCGTTTGCTCGACGAGCTTCTTCGCCGTGGCGATGGGCAGGAAGTTAGCCTCACTGAGCACTTCCTGGGTGCTGACGGGCATGAGTTCGATGAAGCGGAGCAGGGCGTTCTTGCTGGCCGCATAGTCGATCAAGGCGGGAAGCTCGCGTTCGGTCTGGTTCTTCATGAGAACGCAGTTGAGGCGGATGGATTCAAAACCGGCGTCGATGGCAGCATCGATGCCTTCCAGCACGCGCGGCAGGAGATCGCGGCTCGTGGTGCGCTGGTAAACGGCGCGGTCGAGGGAATCAAGCGAGATGTTGGCCGTGCGGACCCCTCCTTGGGCAAGTTGTTCGGCAAGAGTGCGTCCCTTGTCGGTTTTGGCGAGCAAGGTGCCGTTGGTGGAGATGGCGACGCCTTCAATGCCGGGGATTTTCGTCAGTTCGCCGCAGAATCCGGCGATGCCAGGGCGTGTCAGCGGCTCGCCACCCGTGACACGGATGCGTTTGATGCCGAGTGTGGCCCCCACACGCACGACACGCAGCATTTCATCGTAGGTGAGCGTGTCTTCCTTGGCGAACCACGGCTGCTCCTCCTCGGGCATGCAATAACGGCAGCGTTCGTTGCACCGGTCGGTGACGGAGACGCGCAGATAGGAGATGCGATGGCCGAAGGGGTCTTCCACAAGGATGGAGGCGTTGAAACGCTCTTCTAACCACATTCTACGTGCGTGCTCAAGCCTTCGTATGCTGCAATGGTACGCGCATGGTGAAGCTCGTTTCGACGCCCGGCGTGCTGGTGAGCTCGATTGTGCCGCCATGGGCCTCGACCGCCCGTTTGACGATGGAAAGCCCGAGCCCGGTGCCCTTGATCTCCGAGGAGTGATGCTTGTTCCCCCGATAGAAGCGTTTGAAGACGAAGGGCAGGTCGTGCGCGGGGATGCCAATGCCGTTGTCGCTGACTTTGAGGATGCAGTGGTCCTGCTGCCATTCACCGGAGACGCGGATGACGAGGCCGGGCCGGTTGTTCTCCTTGACGGAGTTTTCGATGAGGTTGGTGAAGACCTGGTCCCAGTAAAAGCGGTCGCCCTGGAGTTTGCCTCCATCCTTGGGAAAATCGAACTCAAGGCGCACGTTGCGGCCTTCCATCATGGGGGCCAGATGATCAGCGGCATCCTGCACGCAGGCGCGGACGCTGAAGGGTTCGCAGTTCAGGGGCGTGCTGGAATCTTCCAAACGCGAGATGGCGAGCATGTCCTCGATGATGCGGGCGATGCGCTTGCCGTGCTTCTCCATCACATCGAGGCATTTTTTCATCGAGGCGGGATTGGGCGTGCCGCCGTCCTGCATCATTTCGATGTAGCCGTTGATGATGGTGAGCGGTGTGCGCAACTCATGCGACGCATTGGCGACGAAATCCTGCCGGATCTGCTCGGTCATCGCGGATTCGGTGATGTCCTGGATCATGAGCCAGGCACCACCGCCGGACGTGGTGGGCAGCGGGGCAGATTCGATGAGGAAATGGCGTCCGCCGAGGTCCGTCCCGGCGCCGACAGAAGACGGCAGCATCTGGATGCGGCGCACGGTGTGGCGTTTTTCCAGCATGGCCTCCTGCACGAGGCTGGCGATCTGGTGATCGCGCACTTCCTCGATGAGGGCGCGGCCGGGACGGATTTCCTGGCGGTTGAGGAGTTTTTTCAGCGGTTGGTTGGCGTAACGGATGTGCAGGTGCTCGTCCACCAGCGCGATGCCCTGGCTGATCTCGCCCAGCAGGGTTTCAAAAACGCGCCGTTGTTCCGCCTGCTGCTCGGCCTGCTGGCGGGCGTGATAAAGGGCACCTGCCTGCTCCGGCAGTTGGTTCGCATCCCGTGCCCGCATGCCGATGGATTTTGCCACGCCCTCCCACCGCCGCAGCCAGTGCTTTTCACGCTGCATCCAGGTGATGAGACACGCGGCCAGCAGCAGGGTGAGGACGAGGCAGAGCGTGGTCATGCAGACGTGGGTGCGGCGGCTTCCGTCTGGAACTGGAAGCCCGTGCCGCGAATGGTGACGATATGCGCGCCCGCCGCGCCAAGCTTTTCGCGCAGACGCTTGATGTGGGTGTCCAGCGTCCGTGTGGCCACATCGCTGTTGTAGCCCCAGACCTCGCGCAAAAGATCCGCGCGGGTGTGGACGGTGGTGTCGTTTTCCATGAGGGTGGTCAGCAGCTTGAACTCCGTGGTGGTAAGATCAAGCGGCGCGCCATCAAGGAAGAGTTTCATGTTTTTGCGGTCCAGCAGGAAACGACCGCGCTGGAGTTCGGAGACGTGCGTCACCTTGTTCACCCGGCGCAGGATGGCGCTGATGCGCAGGTACAGCTCGCGCGGGCTGAAGGGTTTGGTGAGGTAGTCGTCGGCGCCCGCGTTCAGGCCTTCGACGCGGTCTTCGACGCCGTCGCGCGCGGTGAGGATCAGCACCGGCAGGGCGGGCAGGCGCTGGCGCAGGCGGCGCAGCACGGTCAGGCCATCCACCAGGGGCAGGCCGAGGTCGAACACCACGCCGTCGAAACCCTGCAAGGCCAGCCGCTCCAGGGCCTCGGCACCGTCGGCCGCGGTGGTGATGCGGTGGCCCGCTTGCGTGAGCTGAGCGCCCAGCGCGTCGCGCAGCAGTTCGTCGTCTTCAACAATCAGCAGGTGGGCCATGGGGTCAGTTTAGCCGCGCCCTGCCGGGCGCTCGGACGTTCAGGCCGCTTCGGGCGGGCGCACGCGGAACGCGGTGGCCTTGCCGGCGTGGTCCTGACCGGCGTACACGGTGAGGTGCGGGTAGGGGATCTCGATGCCGGCGGCATCAAAGGCGGCCTTCAGGCGGCGCAGGTATTCGCGTTTCACGTTCCACTGCTCCAGGGGCCGGCAACGAAAGCGGCAGCGGATGACCACCGCCGAGTCGGCCCAGCGTTCGACGCCGGCGATCTCCAGTTCGTTCGTGATGCTGGCGCCAAAGGCCGGCTCTTCGCGCATCGTCCGGGCCACTTCGGCCATGACCCGCATCACCTCGTCCACGTTCTCGCGGTAGGCCACGCCGATGTCCATGACCGCGTTGCTGAAGCCGCGCGTCATGTTGATCACGGTGCTGATGTGGCCGTTGGGCACGTAGTGCACGTTGCCGTCGTAGTCGCGCAGCTGCACGTAGCGCAGCGTGACCACCTCCACCATGCCGGCGTGTTCGCCCAGCTTGACCACATCACCCTGCCGGATCTGGTTTTCCAGCAGGATGAAGAAGCCGGTGAAAAAGTCCTTGACCAGGCTCTGGGCGCCAAAACCCACCGCCAGACCGACCACGCCAGCCGCGCCCAGGATGGGCGCCACCGACACCCCCAGCTCGGAGAGCACCAGCATGCCGGCGATCAGGCTCACCACCACCCCGACCAGGTAGCGGAAGACACGGCCCAGGGTTTCGGCGCGCTTGCTCGACTCGCGGTCGTCCATGCGGCTGGCGATGCGTATGCGCAGCGTGCGTATGCCGCGCTGCAGGATGGCGACCAGCAGCCAGGCGGCGATGAGGATGATGGTCACCCGCAGCAGGGTGGTGGCAGCGCTGCCCAGGCTGATCCACCAGCGAGTGGCGAGGTCCAGGATGTTGCCGTTCATGGGTGTTCCTCCAGAAGGGTTGTGAAAAAGGCCTCACGGAGTCAC contains:
- a CDS encoding response regulator transcription factor, producing the protein MAHLLIVEDDELLRDALGAQLTQAGHRITTAADGAEALERLALQGFDGVVFDLGLPLVDGLTVLRRLRQRLPALPVLILTARDGVEDRVEGLNAGADDYLTKPFSPRELYLRISAILRRVNKVTHVSELQRGRFLLDRKNMKLFLDGAPLDLTTTEFKLLTTLMENDTTVHTRADLLREVWGYNSDVATRTLDTHIKRLREKLGAAGAHIVTIRGTGFQFQTEAAAPTSA
- a CDS encoding DUF1549 domain-containing protein codes for the protein MKNLFAYPLLATCLLSFSHAANKPDTSAAAKQIDSILAADWQKNKLQGNPATDENTFVRRIYLDTIGRIPTTREADAFLTSKDADKRAKLIDKLLGSEAYVQHFFNYWADVLRLTSNGNQTGAITGAAYATFVKESLRANKPYDQFVRDMIAAQGKAWDNGAIGYYMRDRGMPLDNMANTVRVFLGTRIECAQCHNHPFDKWSQMQFYKMAAFTYGVQTQDYSGGVMSDVSDLLREKENAIRASFKEPQRPQRPQVKGKMTNDERKALENEFARQQKEYNEKMTAVNKQREEARLKLRSEQRGYQESMNDVRDTMRYTSVSSRDRKPTLPHDYQYSDAKPKSSVEPGAMMGHECITQPGETPLQAYARWMTSPENPRFTTVIANRLWKRVFGLALIEPLDELMDTTVPMIPEMEKHIEKLVVDMNYDMKAVLRVLYNTKAYQAQVTRQEYAPGNVYHFTGPLLRRMSAEQMWDSFVTLINPSPDMINQANREQMEQRILQAKKIADSVDALTPEEALVGLKKSADIYAKNRERTEVQQKLFAEARVAAKDARDAADAMPEGPAKVAAVTKADELRKKSDAIRNEVNRIQNEGRRVTYAEVITTGQKKLFEKVTGKPYQTVAMNTKGGSEAAPAMMNGGDMMMMSNGTRTERVIIPGYDRKELSKEEKQAVSEKARAAYAEEAEFFGIPEKEVKSYINAREQVARNTLRAAELESPAPRGHYLREFGQSDRETIENANNDASVPQALAMMNGSLLPQITSRYSQLMLTVNKAQYPDDKVEAAYMTVLSRKPTAREKEVWLKAQDSGLSTMDDLVFSLLNTQQFIFIQ
- the moaC gene encoding cyclic pyranopterin monophosphate synthase MoaC translates to MSKLTHLNRKGEAAMVDVSAKPPMRREAVAEGRIMLAPTTLELIRKNQIKKGDVLSIARIAGIQAAKQTQHLIPLCHQIPLSKVQIDFDLRPKAVHITATAITVAATGVEMEALTAVSIAALTIYDMCKAADKKMRIEGIRLVSKTKQSL
- a CDS encoding DUF1501 domain-containing protein; this encodes MKQELATKLVRSGEITRRDFAAKTASSLLGVGLLGNSLTSKSFAAFEGSSKLKQAATAKNVIYLYMSGGQSHMDTWDPKEGVETAGPTKPIKTSADGVRISEYLPLTAQQMHHGTVINSLTSTQGAHEQGNYMMHTSYELRGTIRHPAMGAWLNVFQGGGNSTLPNFVFIGNDSRHPGAGFFPAAQAPLFVSNPENGLKNIKNGAPEDKFKARMKLADELDQDFRKTFPHRNVKAYADMYDDAMAMMKSEDLKAFDLTEEPGELRAAYGREAFGQGCLLARRLVERGVRFVEVSLGGWDTHNANFVAVPERCETLDKGLATLVSDLHNRGLLEDTLIVLTSEFGRTPDINQNVGRDHYPKAFSAVMFGGGVKGGYTYGKTDKEGREVVEDKVKIMDFNASIAYALGLPLDHVIYSPSKRPFTIADKGQPITNLFA
- the moaA gene encoding GTP 3',8-cyclase MoaA; protein product: MEDPFGHRISYLRVSVTDRCNERCRYCMPEEEQPWFAKEDTLTYDEMLRVVRVGATLGIKRIRVTGGEPLTRPGIAGFCGELTKIPGIEGVAISTNGTLLAKTDKGRTLAEQLAQGGVRTANISLDSLDRAVYQRTTSRDLLPRVLEGIDAAIDAGFESIRLNCVLMKNQTERELPALIDYAASKNALLRFIELMPVSTQEVLSEANFLPIATAKKLVEQTTGPLIEEPDFKTNGPAVYHRVPATDQKIGFIGAMTNLHFCENCNKLRLTCDGKLRPCLGSFLEFDLRSVLRGGCDDAELAAFFQNVVARKPKEHDFRHNYQPNRRMIAIGG
- a CDS encoding mechanosensitive ion channel family protein, with the protein product MNGNILDLATRWWISLGSAATTLLRVTIILIAAWLLVAILQRGIRTLRIRIASRMDDRESSKRAETLGRVFRYLVGVVVSLIAGMLVLSELGVSVAPILGAAGVVGLAVGFGAQSLVKDFFTGFFILLENQIRQGDVVKLGEHAGMVEVVTLRYVQLRDYDGNVHYVPNGHISTVINMTRGFSNAVMDIGVAYRENVDEVMRVMAEVARTMREEPAFGASITNELEIAGVERWADSAVVIRCRFRCRPLEQWNVKREYLRRLKAAFDAAGIEIPYPHLTVYAGQDHAGKATAFRVRPPEAA
- a CDS encoding ATP-binding protein, which produces MTTLCLVLTLLLAACLITWMQREKHWLRRWEGVAKSIGMRARDANQLPEQAGALYHARQQAEQQAEQRRVFETLLGEISQGIALVDEHLHIRYANQPLKKLLNRQEIRPGRALIEEVRDHQIASLVQEAMLEKRHTVRRIQMLPSSVGAGTDLGGRHFLIESAPLPTTSGGGAWLMIQDITESAMTEQIRQDFVANASHELRTPLTIINGYIEMMQDGGTPNPASMKKCLDVMEKHGKRIARIIEDMLAISRLEDSSTPLNCEPFSVRACVQDAADHLAPMMEGRNVRLEFDFPKDGGKLQGDRFYWDQVFTNLIENSVKENNRPGLVIRVSGEWQQDHCILKVSDNGIGIPAHDLPFVFKRFYRGNKHHSSEIKGTGLGLSIVKRAVEAHGGTIELTSTPGVETSFTMRVPLQHTKA